ATTCCCCAGGCGCAGATATACTCCTTTTCGTGTCTGTAGTAGGGTTTGGCCCAGATGTAGATGTAGCCCATCCTCCCCTTGGGAACATCTATTATATCCCCGAAGTAATAGTTGCCTTCAACAGGAACCCACTTCTTTCCGTAGATGTCCACTGAAGATGATAGTACCTTTACTGGATCTCCACTTCTGAACTTCTTCTCGAGGTCAGTTCCATAGGCGAGTGTCGCAGAGAACTCCGTTTTGTACGACGCCTCCAGAGAGACCGAGCCCTGGAGTTCACCCTTTCCATTCCTGTTGTCAATAATGAGGATGGGAACCTTTACGTATCTACTTGCCTCCCATGAATCGTCCGCGGGTCTCCATTCGTAGTTGTACCAGCCTTCGTGGGCAGGCTTTGGAAGGGGTTCTTTCTCGAGGAGTCCGACTGATACCCTCTTGGTGGTGCCACTCAGGTCTTCTGCTGAGATGAAGTCTGAGCCAATTCCTCTATAGAGCTGACCGTTTTCCCTGTCTATCACCCATACGGAGACCCTGATTCCGTAGCGTCTCTCCTCGCTTATGCTCGGTAAGAACCTCCTGATGTTATCAACTCTCACGACACTCCTCGTCATGTCGAACTTCCACAGCCCAGAGCGCTTGATCCTGTAGTGGCCGAGGGTCTTGATTCCAGAGGGAGTTGCCACGTCAATCTGAACCTGGATTTCGTAGTCCCTGGAGAAGCCCCTCAGCATCTTTCCGTCCTCATCGGTCAGGACGACTCTCACCCCGTCCTTTGGGGATATCCATTCCGCGGATACTGTTATTCCCACTAAGAATAGTATTATAATTAGTACTCCAAGCATTTTTGATATCTTGCTCATTTATATTCACCATTATAACAATACTCGATAGTATTTTTAAAATTTGTGGCTACCATGGGGGTGATATGGTGGTCTATTTACATAAAAATGTCAACATCTTGCAGTGTTAAGAGGCCCAGTTCTTCCGGCAACTTAGGAACGTTCTTTGTCAATGGGGAGGTAAAGTTCTCAAAGAGAAAACAATATTGAAGAACTGGCGGTTAAAAATGGCTCAAAGGTAGCCCCTGTCCTCTTCCTCCTGCTGTGGGGGCATCCCCTGCTCAAGCATTGCCCTCTGCATCTCCTGGACCTTCTGAAGGATCTCCTCGGTTTCCTTGGCGCGCTCTTCGAGGGCGGTCATGTCAACCTCTATTCCAAGAATCTTCGTGACGGCGCTGAGGACTGCCTTGGCAGCCTTCGGGTCGACGATGTAGCCGAGGCTCTCGCCGAGGAGGCTTATGCCGTACATCGAGCGGAGCTTTCCTATGCCGAGGAGAAGGCCTGCCGCTCCTACAATCGCTCCGCCCTCGTCCTCCCTCCAGATGACCTCAACGGAGCAGCCCTCGAGCTTTTTCCTGTAGTAGTCGACGAGCTCCTCGTGGGTGACAGCGGCTAAAACCCTCGGCTCGCCCTGGAGCTCCGGTACCTGGTAGCCGCCCATGGTGATTATTTCCCTGACGCCGAGTTCCTGAACGAAGTCGAGCATCTTCCCAACGACCTCGTAGTGGCCAGGGCTGTCGGTTGGCGGAACCTGCTGGTCGCCGGTGATTATAATGAGGTCCCTCCCTTCCTCGTCAGGGTTCACCCAGTAGTAGAACTCGTTCTTCATCAGCTCAACTATCGAGCCCTTCTTGATGAGAACCTGGTGCATGAAGTGCGGTGAGTAAAGCTCCGCGAACTTTATGGCGCCGAGTTCTTGGATGAGGTGGTCCGCGGCGAGCTTTCCTACAAGGCCTATCCCGGGAAGCCCCTCTATGAAGACCGGATCCCTAAGCTGGGGCCTCTCAAGGAGATAAATCACGGTTTCCTTCATCTTCAAGACCTCCTACCAATGCCGAGGAGTTCACGCTTGAGCCTCCGCCTGTACTCGCCGTACGGATCCTCCGGCGAGAAGCGCGGCGGGTGGGCTACTTTGGTCTTACTCCCACAGACGGGGCAGATTTCCTTCAGCGTGTACCTCCCGCAGTTGGGGCACTTCCTTATGCGAAAGTGCATACTCATCTCCTCTTCACTTTCTTAATCCTCTTCTCCTTCCTTATAAGGGTCGCCTCTCCACCAGCTTCCTTGATGACGCGGAGAATCTCCTCGGCTATGTCTTCTAGGACTTCTTCGGCCTTGTAGTAGTCCGGAGCCGTGATGTCTATCCTGTACCTCGGGGCGCCCTGGTAGGAGAACTTGACCTCGATGTCCTTCTCCTCGTTTGCCCTGTCACGCGCCCTTATGAGGGCCTCCTTTATTATCTCCACGCCGTTCGGCTTCGGAACAGTTATCTCGAACTCGGCATCTATCGTAACGGTCGGAATCTCGACGTAGGCCTCTATGATGGGCTTCAAAGCCTCAATCCACTCGTCGCTGATGAGTCCCTTAAGGACGTCCATCCCGTTCTGGGCCGCATCCTCAAAGGCAGCGTAAACCTCGCCGTACTCCTCCTCAAGCGGAACCCATACTTCTCTCCAGGCCGTTTCAAAGTCTTTTCCGAGCTTCTCAGCTGCCATTTTGAGCAGGTTCTCTGCCTTCTGCGCCCTCTTGTACTCCTGGAGCTTCGCCTTTCTCTGTTGCTGGTTAACCCTCTTTAGGCTCAGGTCGATATGTCCCTTGCTCGGGTCTACCCTTATCACCTTCGCAACTATCTTCTGACCCTCTTTGAGGTAGTCCCTTATGTTCTTGACCCATGTGGGAGCGACCTCGCTTATGTGCATGAACCCCTCCTTTCCGGGATACTCGTCAAGCGTGAGAAAGGCTCCGTAAGGGTGAATGTTCTTAACGGTTGCAACCACAAATTCTCCTTCCTC
This region of Thermococcus stetteri genomic DNA includes:
- a CDS encoding proteasome assembly chaperone family protein; translated protein: MKETVIYLLERPQLRDPVFIEGLPGIGLVGKLAADHLIQELGAIKFAELYSPHFMHQVLIKKGSIVELMKNEFYYWVNPDEEGRDLIIITGDQQVPPTDSPGHYEVVGKMLDFVQELGVREIITMGGYQVPELQGEPRVLAAVTHEELVDYYRKKLEGCSVEVIWREDEGGAIVGAAGLLLGIGKLRSMYGISLLGESLGYIVDPKAAKAVLSAVTKILGIEVDMTALEERAKETEEILQKVQEMQRAMLEQGMPPQQEEEDRGYL
- a CDS encoding RNA-protein complex protein Nop10, translating into MHFRIRKCPNCGRYTLKEICPVCGSKTKVAHPPRFSPEDPYGEYRRRLKRELLGIGRRS
- a CDS encoding translation initiation factor IF-2 subunit alpha; translation: MPRKAKEYPEEGEFVVATVKNIHPYGAFLTLDEYPGKEGFMHISEVAPTWVKNIRDYLKEGQKIVAKVIRVDPSKGHIDLSLKRVNQQQRKAKLQEYKRAQKAENLLKMAAEKLGKDFETAWREVWVPLEEEYGEVYAAFEDAAQNGMDVLKGLISDEWIEALKPIIEAYVEIPTVTIDAEFEITVPKPNGVEIIKEALIRARDRANEEKDIEVKFSYQGAPRYRIDITAPDYYKAEEVLEDIAEEILRVIKEAGGEATLIRKEKRIKKVKRR